One Clostridium estertheticum DNA segment encodes these proteins:
- a CDS encoding ATP-binding protein, with translation MNFKIIKSAKVSVKLTVVYAVMFSLVLLILNASVLYGIKYYLYSQANKQVEDVKIMVLNKAISKTEQVDLSDKKIISDVPSKENISIRIVKEDGKVLNISTEFKYSIKIKEPFDKIKKIKENDKHLVFKNLKIETVKYGPVYIQIVKDMENEYDFLTILFALMAVADFIGIIASILLGYSISKKMLQPIDYITKAADNISINNLKERIEVTGPDDELKRLGNTFNKMIDRLQGAFDRQIQFVSDASHELRTPIAVIQGYANLLDRWGKDDKEALEKSIHAIVLESSNMENLVEKLLFLAKGDSGNQIIEKSEFWLNELISEVVSESVLIDPRHIISSHRNDPVSIFADYKMMKQMLRIFIENSIKFTPEQGEIDISSEICNKTVKIIISDSGVGIPKDEIQNIFERFYIVDKSRSKEKGGTGLGLSIAKWIIEMHKGTINVVSEESIGTKITIILNI, from the coding sequence ATGAATTTTAAAATTATTAAAAGTGCAAAAGTTTCTGTAAAATTAACTGTAGTTTATGCAGTGATGTTCTCATTAGTTTTGCTGATTTTAAATGCATCCGTTTTATATGGAATAAAATATTACTTGTATAGCCAGGCAAATAAGCAAGTAGAAGATGTTAAAATAATGGTGTTAAATAAGGCTATATCAAAGACAGAACAAGTAGATCTATCCGATAAAAAAATAATTTCAGATGTTCCATCTAAAGAAAATATATCTATAAGGATAGTAAAAGAAGATGGAAAGGTATTAAACATATCCACGGAGTTTAAGTATAGTATTAAAATTAAAGAACCCTTTGATAAAATTAAAAAAATTAAAGAGAATGATAAACATTTGGTATTTAAAAATTTAAAAATTGAAACCGTGAAATATGGTCCCGTGTATATTCAAATAGTGAAGGATATGGAGAATGAATATGACTTCCTTACAATTCTATTTGCACTTATGGCAGTAGCCGATTTTATAGGGATTATTGCTTCAATTTTACTTGGGTATAGTATAAGCAAAAAAATGTTACAACCAATAGACTATATAACTAAAGCTGCTGATAATATTAGCATTAATAATTTAAAGGAAAGGATAGAGGTCACAGGTCCCGATGATGAACTTAAAAGACTAGGTAATACATTTAATAAAATGATAGATAGGCTCCAGGGAGCCTTTGACAGGCAAATTCAATTTGTATCTGATGCATCACATGAGCTTAGAACTCCTATTGCAGTTATCCAAGGTTATGCAAACTTACTTGATAGATGGGGAAAAGATGATAAAGAAGCCTTAGAAAAGTCTATTCATGCTATTGTGCTAGAAAGTAGTAACATGGAAAACTTAGTCGAAAAACTATTATTTCTTGCAAAGGGTGATAGCGGGAATCAAATAATAGAGAAAAGTGAATTTTGGCTAAATGAGCTTATTTCCGAAGTGGTGAGTGAAAGTGTACTTATAGACCCTAGGCATATTATATCAAGCCACAGAAATGATCCTGTAAGTATATTTGCAGATTATAAAATGATGAAGCAGATGCTCAGGATATTCATTGAAAATAGTATTAAATTTACGCCAGAACAAGGGGAAATTGATATAAGTTCAGAGATTTGCAATAAAACAGTAAAGATTATTATTAGTGATAGTGGCGTAGGAATTCCAAAAGATGAAATCCAAAATATATTTGAAAGGTTTTATATTGTAGATAAGTCTAGATCTAAAGAAAAAGGTGGTACTGGGCTTGGATTATCTATTGCTAAATGGATTATAGAGATGCACAAGGGAACTATAAATGTAGTAAGTGAGGAAAGCATTGGAACAAAAATAACTATAATATTAAACATCTAG
- a CDS encoding VTT domain-containing protein, with protein sequence MDILINFINGLMHIDKYLALIIQQYGILTYVILFIIIFIETGLVVMPLLPGDSMLFAAGALAAIGSMNIFTLLVVVYLAAVLGDTANYYIGKKIGKKILAKEEVRFINKEYLIKAQKFYEKHGQMTIVIARFIPIIRTFAPFLAGISEMNYSKFIPYNMIGGGLWVSLFLGMGFLFGNLSFIKNHFSYVLIAIIIISLLPGVIVFIKEKRKKGENNEDDILSAESK encoded by the coding sequence ATGGACATTTTAATTAACTTTATAAATGGATTAATGCATATTGATAAGTATTTAGCTTTAATAATACAGCAGTATGGCATATTAACATATGTTATTCTTTTTATTATTATCTTCATTGAAACAGGCTTGGTTGTTATGCCACTATTGCCAGGAGATTCAATGTTATTTGCAGCAGGAGCACTAGCAGCAATTGGATCAATGAATATATTTACTCTTCTAGTAGTAGTATATCTTGCTGCAGTACTTGGGGATACTGCTAATTATTATATTGGTAAAAAAATTGGGAAAAAGATACTCGCGAAAGAAGAAGTAAGATTTATAAATAAGGAGTATTTAATAAAGGCTCAGAAGTTTTATGAAAAACATGGTCAAATGACAATAGTGATAGCAAGATTTATTCCTATAATTAGAACCTTCGCACCTTTTTTAGCGGGTATTTCCGAAATGAATTACTCTAAATTTATACCTTATAATATGATTGGTGGAGGATTATGGGTAAGTTTATTCTTAGGCATGGGTTTCTTATTTGGTAATCTATCGTTTATAAAAAATCATTTTTCTTATGTTTTAATAGCTATAATAATTATTTCATTACTGCCTGGAGTTATAGTGTTTATAAAAGAAAAGAGAAAAAAAGGGGAAAATAATGAAGATGATATCCTTAGCGCGGAGAGTAAATAG
- the uppP gene encoding undecaprenyl-diphosphatase UppP yields the protein MNILQAIVYGIVQGIGEFLPISSTAHLVLVPWFFGWKDPGVAFDVALHLGTSAAVILFFWKDWVKLINAGIRKPKSKDGMLFWLLVLATIPGGLFGVLLDKYMEAFRNPALIGVTLIVLGIILYYADKNSAEKIKLEDIGLKRSLIVGISQIFAIIPGVSRSGITMSAGRYLGIEREAIAKFTFLLSTPIIIGDALYHATKMGTVTIDKTPFIVAVLTAAVVGFLSIKFLLNYLKTKGFGVFSIYRFVLGTVVIATYFIRG from the coding sequence ATGAATATTTTACAAGCTATTGTTTACGGAATAGTACAGGGAATTGGGGAGTTTCTCCCAATATCAAGCACAGCTCATTTAGTATTAGTTCCATGGTTTTTTGGATGGAAGGATCCTGGCGTTGCTTTTGATGTAGCATTACATCTAGGAACTTCAGCAGCAGTAATTCTATTTTTTTGGAAAGATTGGGTTAAATTAATTAATGCTGGAATTCGGAAACCTAAATCAAAGGATGGAATGTTATTTTGGCTACTTGTTTTAGCAACAATTCCTGGCGGTTTATTCGGAGTTTTATTAGATAAATATATGGAAGCCTTTAGAAACCCTGCTCTTATTGGAGTTACACTTATTGTTTTGGGTATAATATTATATTATGCAGATAAAAATAGTGCTGAAAAAATTAAACTAGAAGATATAGGATTAAAAAGAAGTCTTATAGTTGGTATTTCTCAAATATTTGCAATAATACCAGGTGTATCACGATCAGGTATTACTATGTCTGCAGGTCGTTATTTAGGAATAGAAAGAGAAGCTATAGCTAAGTTCACTTTTTTACTATCAACTCCCATAATAATTGGAGATGCATTATATCATGCCACAAAAATGGGAACTGTTACTATAGATAAAACACCATTTATTGTAGCTGTTTTAACAGCTGCAGTCGTAGGCTTTTTAAGTATTAAATTTTTACTGAATTATTTAAAAACTAAAGGATTTGGGGTATTTTCTATATATAGATTTGTTTTAGGTACCGTAGTTATAGCTACATATTTTATTAGAGGTTAG
- a CDS encoding amino acid permease encodes MNKIEVKKLTWQNLALIAFVMVWGFGNVVNNFANQGLHVVGSWVLIISLYFIPYALMVGELGSTFQDGKAGVSTWIKSTMGPTLAYLAGWTYWVVHVPYLAQKPQSILIALGWVATQNGKFIKGFSPLVLQSITLLLFLFFIWFASRGVNSLKKIGTIAGISVFVMSMLYIVMVIAAPSITGVKIATAHITFKSFIPDFNFAYFTTISMLVFAVGGCEKIAPYVNDTKDPSRNFPKGMIVLAIMVAVSALLGSVAMGMMFDGNHIPVDLKMNGQYYAFKTLGNYYGVGNLFLILYAIANMLAQISALAFSIDAPLKILFAEGDKKYIPASLMKTNKYGAPINGYKMTAVLVGILIIVPALGIGDMNTLFNWLLDLNSIVMPIRYLWVFLAYMALRGFAKKKFSSEYKFIKNDKLAFIIGLWCFAFTAFACIMGMFPKAATNKSEYTFQLVLNLLTPFVLLGLGLILPLIAKISNKKNDINRSEDINI; translated from the coding sequence ATGAACAAGATAGAAGTTAAAAAGCTTACGTGGCAAAATCTAGCACTTATTGCTTTTGTTATGGTATGGGGATTTGGAAATGTTGTTAATAACTTTGCCAATCAAGGTTTACACGTTGTTGGATCATGGGTACTTATTATTTCATTATATTTTATACCTTATGCTTTAATGGTAGGGGAATTAGGGTCTACATTTCAGGACGGAAAAGCAGGGGTTAGTACATGGATCAAATCTACAATGGGGCCAACCCTGGCTTACTTAGCAGGATGGACTTATTGGGTAGTTCATGTACCATATTTAGCACAAAAACCTCAGTCAATTTTAATAGCATTAGGATGGGTAGCAACACAAAACGGAAAATTCATAAAGGGTTTTAGTCCACTAGTGCTGCAATCAATAACATTATTACTATTTTTATTTTTCATATGGTTTGCTTCAAGGGGTGTTAATTCATTGAAGAAAATAGGAACCATAGCAGGGATATCTGTATTTGTAATGTCAATGCTATACATAGTGATGGTAATCGCAGCACCTTCAATTACAGGTGTGAAAATTGCAACAGCACACATAACATTCAAATCATTTATTCCAGATTTCAACTTTGCATATTTCACAACAATATCTATGCTAGTGTTTGCAGTAGGTGGATGTGAAAAAATAGCACCTTATGTTAATGATACAAAAGACCCATCAAGAAATTTCCCTAAGGGAATGATCGTACTTGCAATAATGGTTGCAGTATCAGCATTACTCGGTTCAGTTGCAATGGGAATGATGTTTGATGGAAATCACATCCCAGTAGATTTAAAAATGAATGGACAGTACTACGCATTTAAAACATTGGGGAACTACTACGGAGTAGGAAACTTATTCCTAATTTTGTATGCTATTGCGAATATGCTTGCTCAAATTTCTGCATTAGCATTCTCCATTGATGCTCCACTAAAAATATTATTTGCAGAAGGAGATAAAAAATATATTCCTGCTAGTCTAATGAAAACAAACAAATATGGAGCTCCAATTAATGGATACAAAATGACCGCTGTTTTAGTTGGAATTTTAATAATTGTACCAGCCTTAGGTATTGGAGATATGAATACTTTATTTAACTGGTTATTAGACCTAAATTCAATTGTTATGCCAATAAGGTATTTGTGGGTATTCTTAGCATACATGGCCTTAAGAGGCTTTGCTAAAAAGAAATTCTCTTCTGAATATAAATTTATAAAGAATGATAAACTAGCATTCATAATAGGTTTATGGTGTTTCGCATTTACAGCATTTGCATGCATCATGGGAATGTTCCCAAAAGCAGCAACAAACAAATCAGAGTACACTTTCCAACTTGTACTTAATTTATTAACGCCATTTGTTCTTTTAGGACTCGGACTTATTCTACCTTTAATCGCAAAGATATCAAATAAAAAAAATGATATAAATAGGTCAGAGGATATAAATATATAA
- a CDS encoding N-acetylmuramoyl-L-alanine amidase: MKNIFKTFITIILAFALCIPMQIIVKASTYTDIGAKKNVVVSKPWTVSFNKSLSSTTVNNTNIKVVGQDSKFIDINVSLANNNKNVIVRPIQNYEANKDYTLIVTEKVKSTDGKPLPKEVRMDFSTGAPTKPSEFTVCIDPAQYFKEITGKNGAKAKEINLSTALKLGNILKARGFKVVYTRESDSVSWNVSNEDDAKAAIAKNAKADVFLSINTNSYPLDTSNGIETYYQSDVSNKNKLLAGLMQSELIKATEANDRGIKDGSFEILNKTSCPSVVLELGFLSNPEEEMLLTNEKYQNNAAKAIANGLMKYAGFANTDSNYDSIFNVSSVGDIIVNLEVGNQYTFPKTVLATMSNNSKKEVEVEWPEALVSLTKAGTYTYEGIIKNYDKKVKVTINVKEVALKKYKVVLDAGHGGADSGAVGAMGTKEKTIVLAITLKVGNILAKNGVDVVYTRTIDKTQSLQAKCDVSNNAKPNYFVSIHANSFSVPTVSGIETFYKSGSAAGQKLAQAVQTELIKATGRVDRKIKTAGYYVLNNTNTTAILVETSFVSNAAEEKLLITTTYQTTLAQAISTGILKSLGITKIVL, from the coding sequence ATGAAAAATATCTTTAAAACATTTATAACTATAATTTTAGCTTTTGCATTGTGTATACCTATGCAAATAATAGTTAAGGCTAGCACGTATACGGACATAGGCGCTAAAAAGAATGTGGTTGTTAGTAAACCTTGGACAGTGAGTTTTAATAAATCACTAAGTTCTACTACTGTGAATAACACAAATATTAAGGTGGTCGGCCAGGATAGCAAATTCATAGACATTAATGTTAGTTTAGCTAATAACAATAAAAATGTAATAGTAAGGCCTATACAAAATTATGAAGCCAATAAGGACTATACTTTGATAGTGACGGAAAAGGTTAAATCTACAGACGGAAAGCCTCTTCCTAAAGAAGTTAGAATGGATTTTAGTACAGGTGCACCTACAAAACCAAGTGAGTTCACTGTATGTATTGATCCCGCTCAGTACTTTAAAGAGATCACTGGTAAAAATGGTGCTAAGGCTAAGGAGATAAATTTAAGTACAGCGTTAAAACTAGGTAATATCCTAAAAGCAAGAGGATTCAAAGTTGTATATACTAGAGAAAGTGATTCAGTATCCTGGAATGTGAGTAATGAGGATGATGCAAAAGCTGCAATAGCGAAGAATGCAAAGGCTGATGTTTTTTTGAGTATAAACACTAATTCATATCCACTAGATACTTCAAATGGAATTGAAACATATTACCAATCGGATGTTAGTAATAAGAATAAACTGCTAGCAGGATTAATGCAAAGCGAACTTATAAAAGCAACAGAGGCTAATGATAGAGGAATAAAAGACGGAAGTTTTGAAATATTAAATAAGACAAGCTGTCCATCTGTAGTTTTGGAATTAGGATTCCTAAGTAATCCAGAAGAAGAGATGTTATTAACTAATGAAAAGTATCAAAATAACGCTGCTAAGGCTATAGCAAATGGGCTAATGAAATATGCAGGTTTTGCAAATACGGATTCTAACTACGATTCTATTTTTAATGTATCTTCAGTGGGAGATATAATAGTTAATTTGGAAGTAGGTAATCAGTATACTTTCCCTAAAACTGTACTGGCCACTATGAGTAATAATTCAAAAAAAGAGGTTGAAGTAGAATGGCCTGAGGCTTTAGTTTCTTTAACTAAGGCAGGTACTTATACCTATGAAGGAATTATAAAAAATTATGATAAGAAAGTGAAAGTTACAATTAATGTAAAAGAGGTAGCTTTAAAGAAGTATAAAGTGGTTTTAGACGCAGGGCATGGAGGAGCGGATTCAGGAGCAGTAGGAGCGATGGGTACTAAAGAAAAGACTATAGTACTCGCAATTACTTTAAAAGTAGGAAATATATTGGCTAAGAATGGTGTTGACGTGGTATACACAAGAACAATTGATAAAACCCAGAGTCTTCAAGCAAAATGTGATGTTTCAAATAATGCTAAACCAAATTATTTTGTAAGTATACATGCCAATAGTTTTTCAGTTCCCACAGTAAGTGGTATTGAGACTTTTTATAAGAGTGGTAGTGCAGCCGGACAAAAGCTAGCTCAAGCTGTTCAAACTGAGTTAATTAAAGCAACCGGAAGAGTAGATAGGAAAATTAAAACAGCAGGTTATTATGTTTTAAATAATACAAATACTACAGCTATATTGGTAGAAACATCCTTCGTGTCTAATGCAGCAGAGGAAAAACTATTAATTACAACAACTTACCAAACAACATTAGCCCAGGCAATTTCAACAGGTATTTTAAAAAGTTTAGGAATCACTAAAATAGTGTTATAA
- a CDS encoding YczE/YyaS/YitT family protein: MKKSLLTLVRLFVGLFLYAVGIVLTINANLGLSPWDVFHQGISKLSGITMGQASIMAGLVIVILDWVLGEKVGLGTIFNMLFIGIFMDLLMLNHLVPIFNNIIARVIMMFLGMFVIGIASYFYISAGLGSGPRDGLMVSLTKKTQKSVRFIRNCIEFTVLVVGYFLGGTVGFGTLIMVIGGGYFVQFAFKLFKFDVRKVQHKFIDDYVKIIKERLVNKKEDSSIN; this comes from the coding sequence ATGAAAAAATCTTTATTAACTTTAGTAAGATTATTTGTAGGTCTTTTTCTATATGCAGTGGGTATAGTTTTAACTATTAATGCAAATCTAGGATTATCCCCTTGGGATGTTTTTCACCAAGGTATATCAAAACTTTCAGGGATTACAATGGGACAGGCAAGCATTATGGCTGGACTGGTGATTGTCATACTAGACTGGGTACTTGGGGAAAAAGTTGGACTGGGAACTATATTCAATATGTTGTTTATAGGTATCTTTATGGATTTATTGATGCTTAATCATCTGGTGCCTATTTTTAATAATATAATAGCAAGAGTAATAATGATGTTTCTTGGAATGTTTGTTATAGGGATTGCTAGTTATTTTTATATTAGTGCAGGACTCGGGTCTGGCCCTAGAGATGGATTAATGGTATCACTAACAAAAAAGACTCAAAAATCTGTTAGATTTATTAGAAATTGCATTGAGTTTACAGTATTGGTTGTTGGGTATTTTTTAGGGGGAACGGTAGGCTTTGGAACACTAATTATGGTAATTGGCGGAGGCTATTTTGTACAGTTTGCATTTAAGCTATTTAAATTTGATGTTAGAAAAGTTCAACATAAATTTATTGATGACTATGTAAAAATTATAAAAGAAAGGTTAGTAAATAAGAAAGAAGACTCTAGCATTAATTAA
- a CDS encoding amino acid permease has translation MAEDNKKLGLGLLVALGIGTMIASGIFNSPTDLITTTNPMAVLISWGIGVFGVIMIGLVFYMLSNKRPELKGGIYSYAKEGFGDFVGFNSAWGYFTSSFLGNIAFIILIFKTINSLIGEGYSMPPILAFVLASIILWIYYFVIKRGIRQAGILNLIVTIAKVIPLFLVIIFGFSAFKIGIFNVANWQTILASSGDTASLGKQISGAMGTILWCFVGVEGLVVLSQRAESQISVGKGTIISLIITAILYVSISILSMGIIPAKDLIAAQTPLAAVLAQTALGSAGAIIVKVGILISVMGALLCWLLLTTEILYIPAAQDGLMPKWFKVNNDKNVPINAFIFSMLATQVGMLAMLSPALQKAYYVATHIGTTNILIPYLLSSMFAFKVYHKESGHFKEKLIAILAIIYSIYVIYAVGIGYLGLASIIYAIGIGFYLRAKKEKNEAITHREKVAMIAMVILAIVMTVAAVTGKIKV, from the coding sequence ATGGCAGAAGATAATAAAAAATTAGGACTTGGGTTACTTGTGGCTTTGGGCATAGGTACTATGATTGCATCAGGTATTTTTAATAGCCCTACAGACCTAATAACAACAACAAATCCCATGGCAGTTCTCATTTCATGGGGTATTGGAGTTTTTGGCGTAATAATGATCGGATTGGTATTTTACATGCTTTCAAATAAAAGACCAGAATTAAAAGGTGGAATTTATTCCTATGCTAAAGAAGGGTTTGGTGATTTCGTAGGCTTTAATTCAGCTTGGGGGTACTTTACAAGTTCTTTTCTTGGAAACATTGCATTTATTATTTTAATTTTCAAGACTATTAATAGTTTAATTGGGGAAGGATATTCTATGCCTCCTATTTTAGCATTTGTACTTGCTTCAATTATTTTGTGGATATATTATTTTGTAATAAAAAGAGGTATAAGACAAGCTGGTATACTGAATTTAATAGTTACAATCGCTAAAGTTATACCACTATTTTTAGTAATTATTTTTGGATTTTCAGCTTTTAAAATAGGTATATTTAATGTGGCCAATTGGCAGACAATTTTAGCATCCAGTGGTGACACCGCTAGTTTAGGTAAACAGATAAGTGGAGCCATGGGAACAATTTTATGGTGCTTCGTAGGTGTAGAAGGTTTAGTAGTTTTGTCTCAAAGAGCAGAATCTCAAATATCCGTTGGCAAAGGAACAATAATTTCACTTATTATAACAGCAATACTTTATGTATCTATATCTATATTGTCAATGGGAATTATACCAGCTAAGGATTTAATTGCAGCACAAACACCACTGGCAGCCGTTTTAGCACAAACTGCATTGGGAAGTGCAGGTGCAATTATAGTTAAAGTTGGAATTTTAATTTCTGTCATGGGCGCTTTGCTTTGTTGGCTTTTGCTAACCACAGAAATTTTGTATATTCCGGCTGCTCAGGATGGGCTAATGCCTAAGTGGTTTAAAGTAAATAATGATAAAAACGTACCTATTAATGCTTTTATATTTTCAATGCTAGCAACACAAGTAGGAATGCTTGCTATGCTTTCACCAGCACTACAAAAGGCTTATTATGTTGCCACACATATAGGTACAACTAATATATTAATACCATACTTATTATCTTCTATGTTTGCATTCAAGGTATATCATAAAGAAAGTGGGCATTTTAAAGAAAAGCTTATAGCCATACTTGCAATCATATATTCAATTTATGTTATATATGCAGTAGGAATTGGATATTTAGGGCTTGCATCTATAATTTATGCTATTGGTATAGGTTTTTATTTAAGAGCCAAAAAAGAAAAAAATGAAGCTATTACTCATAGAGAAAAGGTAGCCATGATAGCAATGGTTATATTGGCAATAGTTATGACAGTAGCAGCAGTTACTGGTAAAATCAAAGTTTAA
- a CDS encoding EFR1 family ferrodoxin (N-terminal region resembles flavodoxins. C-terminal ferrodoxin region binds two 4Fe-4S clusters.) — MKTTIYYFSGTGNSLKVAKDIVAKLKDTEIIQICKNTVVNNYVAGNKIGIVFPVYSFGMPLLVKEFIESVEIPKDAYVFTIVTFGAAAGAAIDQLEKLLNYKGLELSAAFKMKMPGNYQVMYAPFSEEKQKKDFKNEEGKITEIVRSINNNEIIKFSGVGESIMKAVGGMLYTRFKPYEKDKNFWTDEKCNGCGICSKVCPANNIKMIEEKPQWQHKCEQCVACMQWCPKESIQYKKVTVNRGRYHHPDVVVTEIFQK; from the coding sequence ATGAAGACAACAATTTACTATTTTAGTGGTACAGGAAATTCTTTAAAGGTAGCAAAGGATATTGTAGCTAAATTAAAAGATACAGAGATTATACAAATTTGCAAAAATACTGTGGTGAATAATTACGTAGCGGGGAATAAAATTGGGATTGTTTTTCCTGTATATTCTTTTGGAATGCCTCTTTTAGTTAAAGAGTTTATTGAAAGTGTTGAAATCCCTAAGGATGCATATGTTTTTACAATTGTGACCTTCGGAGCAGCAGCGGGTGCTGCCATTGACCAATTAGAAAAGCTATTAAATTATAAAGGCCTTGAGCTTTCAGCAGCATTTAAAATGAAAATGCCAGGAAATTATCAAGTAATGTATGCACCGTTCTCAGAGGAAAAACAAAAGAAGGACTTTAAAAATGAAGAAGGAAAAATCACTGAAATTGTTAGAAGTATAAATAATAATGAAATAATTAAATTTAGTGGAGTAGGCGAAAGCATAATGAAAGCTGTTGGTGGTATGCTTTATACTAGATTTAAACCTTATGAAAAAGATAAAAATTTCTGGACAGACGAGAAATGTAATGGTTGTGGTATATGTTCAAAGGTGTGTCCTGCTAATAATATAAAAATGATAGAGGAGAAACCGCAATGGCAACATAAGTGTGAGCAATGCGTTGCATGTATGCAGTGGTGTCCAAAAGAATCGATTCAATATAAAAAAGTTACAGTAAACAGAGGTCGGTATCATCATCCAGATGTAGTGGTCACGGAAATATTTCAGAAGTAG
- a CDS encoding MarR family winged helix-turn-helix transcriptional regulator: MCYSGGCAEKLISLFKSIQGCLKSISQEFELTVPEMMIMLELYENKTMSLNELSEKIEFPKSSVSRIVDGLVNREYVSRKIPAENRRMVNLSISTKCLKCIDVAGINDRFDDVVVGGLEPEKAERMISGLEELSSILNKDRK; encoded by the coding sequence ATGTGTTATTCAGGCGGTTGCGCAGAAAAATTGATTTCACTGTTTAAATCTATTCAGGGGTGCTTAAAATCTATTTCACAAGAATTTGAACTAACAGTTCCTGAAATGATGATAATGCTAGAACTATATGAAAATAAAACAATGTCCCTTAATGAACTTAGTGAAAAGATAGAGTTTCCTAAAAGTTCGGTTTCAAGGATAGTAGATGGACTTGTAAATAGGGAATACGTTTCCCGGAAAATACCAGCGGAAAATAGAAGGATGGTTAATTTATCTATATCTACTAAGTGCTTAAAGTGCATTGATGTAGCTGGTATTAATGATAGATTTGACGATGTAGTTGTTGGGGGACTCGAACCAGAAAAGGCGGAGAGAATGATTTCAGGATTAGAGGAACTTAGCTCAATTTTAAACAAAGACAGGAAATAA
- a CDS encoding DUF362 domain-containing protein — translation MNKVYFKAIDSYSKTEEISNAASELLKKLVEEESISLEKFIPLKVHFGEKGNKTFIGSKNFAGIINYLKEENVDSAYMETNVLYRGERTTKEKHLKLALEHGFTEIPIIIADGEHGEAYEEIEINKKNFNKCKIGKEIANKKQLIVISHFKGHALAGFGGAIKQLGMGCASRGGKLAQHANSIPKISSFKCKACNACAKICPENAITVDKKAKIDKDKCIGCASCMTICPYGAISNSWFASISKSFNERLAEYAYAAAIDKNNIYITFAFNITRNCDCDGHNMKPIVADVGVFASIDAVAIDKACLDVLDKNNGKTVFRRGRATLDYAEKIGLGSKQYELVEMK, via the coding sequence GTGAACAAGGTATATTTTAAAGCTATTGATTCATACTCCAAAACAGAAGAGATAAGTAATGCTGCCAGCGAACTTTTAAAAAAGCTTGTAGAAGAAGAAAGTATAAGTCTTGAAAAGTTCATACCCCTTAAAGTTCATTTTGGGGAAAAGGGAAATAAAACTTTTATAGGATCTAAAAATTTTGCTGGAATAATAAATTATTTAAAAGAAGAAAATGTAGATAGTGCATATATGGAGACTAATGTTCTCTATAGAGGAGAAAGAACTACAAAAGAAAAGCACTTAAAACTTGCTTTGGAACATGGTTTTACAGAGATTCCTATAATAATAGCGGATGGAGAACATGGTGAAGCTTATGAAGAAATTGAGATTAATAAAAAGAATTTTAATAAGTGTAAAATAGGAAAAGAAATTGCTAATAAAAAACAACTAATTGTTATTAGTCATTTTAAAGGACATGCACTTGCTGGGTTTGGTGGTGCTATAAAGCAACTTGGAATGGGCTGTGCATCAAGAGGTGGAAAACTTGCACAACATGCAAACTCTATACCTAAGATAAGCTCTTTTAAATGCAAAGCTTGCAATGCCTGTGCAAAAATATGTCCAGAGAATGCAATAACTGTGGATAAAAAAGCAAAAATCGATAAAGACAAATGTATTGGTTGTGCTTCCTGTATGACGATTTGTCCCTATGGTGCTATCTCTAATAGTTGGTTTGCATCAATTTCTAAGTCCTTTAATGAGCGGCTTGCAGAATATGCTTATGCGGCTGCAATTGATAAAAATAATATTTATATAACTTTTGCTTTTAATATAACTAGAAACTGCGATTGTGATGGACATAACATGAAACCAATAGTAGCTGATGTTGGGGTTTTTGCTTCTATTGATGCAGTAGCAATTGATAAGGCTTGTCTTGATGTGCTTGATAAAAACAATGGTAAAACTGTATTTAGAAGAGGAAGAGCTACTCTTGATTATGCAGAAAAGATAGGCTTAGGTAGTAAACAATATGAACTTGTTGAAATGAAATAA